The Pyrenophora tritici-repentis strain M4 chromosome 10, whole genome shotgun sequence genome contains a region encoding:
- a CDS encoding AsnS, Aspartyl-asparaginyl-tRNA synthetase, translating to MSDAAPVPAAGGAEAPSKNALKKAQKEKEKAEKKAAAKARELAERTKKEADDAADVSAGSYGELPLTGSKDYKPTGTPRTDLAEVASNEDKEITFRCWVENARVQSAKLAFLNLRQNLSTIQAVVAASDKLSKQMVKFCGNVSTESTLVVTGIVKRVKEPIKSASITDFEIHIQKLFVEATAEIPLPLQVSDAERPLPNDAAVEEDEKVEEGSERPLVSLNTRLNNRTIDLRAKINQAIFVIKSGVCALFQEFLSKKGFVLVHTPKILGAASEGGANVFELKYFGRPAYLAQSPQFYKQMLIASRFQKVMEIGPVFRAENSNTARHLTEFTGLDLEMEFQENYHEVMGVLEDLMLFIFNELNTRYKKETELVRGVYHIDEFKLPESGKVPRIPFQEGIKMLREAGEELGDYDDLTTPQEKKLGRLVLEKYNTDFYTLDQFPLAIRPAYTMPSPADPALSNSYDMFMRGQEICSGAQRIHDSALLADQMRKHDPPIDPAGAGTKDYVDCFKYGCPPHAGGGFGLERIVQFWLGLPNIRMCSLFPRDPQRVVP from the exons ATGAGTGACGCCGCACCCGTACCCGCAGCCGGTGGCGCTGAGGCACCCTCCAAGAATGCGCTGAAGAAGGCAcagaaagagaaagagaag GCCGAGAAGAAAGCTGCAGCGAAAGCCCGTGAACTTGCTGAGCGCACCAAGAAAGAAGCCGACGATGCTGCCGATGTATCCGCCGGTTCATACGGCGAACTTCCTCTTACTGGATCCAAAGACTACAAGCCTACGGGAACCCCACGCACTGATCTGGCCGAAGTCGCCAGTAATGAGGACAAGGAGATTACGTTCAGATGTTGGGTGGAGAACGCGAGAGTTCAGTCTGCCAAACTCGCTTTCTTGAATCTGCGCCAAAATCTTAGCACAATCCAGGCAGTTGTTGCGGCTAGCGACAAGTTGAGCAAGCAGATGGTCAAATTTTGCGGCAACGTCAGCACTGAAAGCACACTCGTTGTCACGGGCATTGTCAAGCGCGTGAAGGAGCCCATCAAGAGTGCTAGCATCACCGACTTCGAAATCCATATCCAGAAGCTGTTTGTCGAGGCTACCGCCGAGATCCCGCTGCCACTGCAAGTGTCTGATGCTGAGCGACCATTGCCAAATGACGCTGCCGTAGAAGAGGACGAGAAGGTGGAAGAAGGATCTGAACGCCCACTTGTCAGCCTGAATACAAGGCTTAACAACAGGACAATCGATCTTCGGGCCAAGATCAACCAGGCCATCTTCGTCATCAAGAGCGGCGTGTGCGCCTTGTTCCAAGAGTTCCTTTCCAAGAAGGGATTTGTCCTTGTTCATACTCCAAAGATACT CGGCGCTGCCTCTGAGGGCGGAGCGAACGTCTTTGAGCTGAAGTACTTCGGTCGTCCCGCCTACCTTGCTCAGTCGCCGCAATTCTACAAACAAATGCTGATTGCGTCCCGCTTCCAAAAGGTTATGGAAATAGGTCCTGTCTTTCGCGCTGAGAACTCCAACACCGCCCGTCATCTCACTGAGTTTACTGGGCTGGATTTGGAAATGGAATTCCAAGAGAACTACCATGAGGTCATGGGTGTACTAGAGGATCTCATGCTCTTCATCTTCAACGAGCTCAACACGCGCTACAAGAAGGAGACGGAGCTTGTCCGAGGAGTCTACCACATCGACGAGTTCAAGCTTCCTGAATCCGGAAAAGTACCCAGGATCCCGTTCCAGGAAGGTATTAAGATGCTCCGCGAAGCTGGTGAGGAGCTCGGCGACTACGATGACCTGAC AACCCCTCAAGAAAAGAAGCTTGGCCGCCTTGTCCTCGAAAAGTACAACACCGACTTCTACACACTAGACCAGTTCCCTCTCGCCATCCGTCCCGCCTACACGATGCCATCACCCGCCGATCCCGCTCTTTCCAACTCTTACGACATGTTTATGCGAGGTCAGGAGATCTGCTCTGGCGCACAGCGCATTCACGACTCAGCTCTCCTCGCCGACCAGATGCGCAAACACGATCCCCCAATCGATCCCGCCGGTGCTGGAACCAAGGACTACGTCGATTGCTTCAAGTATGGCTGCCCACCACACGCTGGAGGAGGGTTCGGATTGGAGAGAATCGTGCAGTTCTGGCTGGGCCTGCCCAACATCAGGATGTGTAGTCTCTTCCCCCGAGACCCACAGAGGGTTGTGCCATAA
- a CDS encoding DnaK, Molecular chaperone — protein sequence MSAQTDPAQRVAIGISFGNSYSSIAFTSGEGKAEVIANEDGDRQIPTALSYVEGEELHGGQAKSQFVRNAKNTVAYFRDFLGQDYKSIDPSPCHQSAHPIEHENTVAFSIRDTSEEKENTVSVIEATTRHLKRLRSSASDYLGKDVNAAVITVPTNFTDAQKEALKEASTNAGMQVLQFISEPTAAVLAYDARPGAQLSDKIIVVADLGGTRSDVAVVASRGGIYTILATLHDYEVSGFKLDQVLMDHFAKEFIKKHKSAGDPRENERSLAKLKLECEAVKKALSIGTTANFSVESLVGGTDFTATINRTRYDLLGNKLFAAFARLVTHAVEKANLDPLDISEIVLAGGNSHTPKVASTVRSAFPESTVVLAPSTSSTAINPSELAVRGAAIQASLIQEFELEDIEQSTHPMVTVTPHLSTAVGVLCISGDESSGRFHAIIDAETPLPVRRTATISTPREGGDVLIKLAEGSRHIKVGQVLSEAAIRGVKKGGKVEVQINIAADLSINAVIREVGGKGGIRGIIQGSKANGSA from the exons ATGAGTGCGCAGACGGACCCCGCGCAGCGAGTCGCGATTGGAATCTCCTTTGGCAACTCATACAGTTCCATTGCCTTTACGTCTGGT GAAGGCAAAGCAGAGGTTATCGCCAACGAAGACGGAG ATCGCCAGATTCCCACTGCCCTGTCCTACGTCGAGGGTGAAGAACTTCATGGTGGACAGGCTAAGAGCCAGTTCGTCCGCAATGCGAAGAACACTGTCGCTTACTTCCGCGATTTCCTCGGTCAAGA CTACAAATCGATAGACCCCTCACCCTGCCACCAGTCAGCGCATCCCATCGAGCACGAGAATACCGTGGCCTTCAGCATCCGCGACACCAGCGAAGAGAAGGAGAACACCGTTTCCGTTATCGAGGCTACCACACGCCACTTGAAGCGACTACGCAGCTCTGCTTCCGACTACCTTGGAAAGGATGTCAACGCTGCCGTCATCACCGTACCCACAAACTTCACCGACGCTCAAAAGGAGGCGCTCAAGGAGGCATCAACAAATGCTGGCATGCAAGTCCTCCAATTCATCAGCGAGCCCACTGCTGCTGTCCTGGCATACGACGCCCGTCCTGGTGCGCAGCTGTCAGACAAGATCATCGTAGTCGCCGACTTGGGTGGTACCCGTTCTGACGTCGCCGTCGTCGCATCGCGTGGAGGCATCTACACCATCCTCGCTACCCTTCACGACTATGAAGTCAGTGGCTTTAAGCTCGACCAGGTCCTCATGGACCACTTCGCCAAGGAGTTCATAAAGAAGCACAAATCCGCTGGAGACCCCAGGGAGAACGAGAGGTCGCTGGCCAAGCTCAAGCTCGAGTGCGAAGCCGTCAAGAAGGCTCTCTCTATTGGCACAACCGCCAACTTCTCTGTTGAGAGCTTAGTGGGCGGCACCGACTTTACTGCGACTATTAACCGTACCCGGTACGACCTTTTGGGTAACAAGCTGTTCGCTGCTTTCGCCCGCCTTGTAACGCACGCTGTTGAGAAGGCCAATTTGGACCCGCTCGACATATCCGAGATTGTATTGGCCGGTGGCAACTCTCACACTCCCAAGGTCGCTTCCACCGTGCGCTCAGCTTTCCCAGAGTCTACCGTTGTCCTTGCCCCCTCCACCTCCTCGACAGCCATCAACCCTTCGGAGCTCGCGGTTCGTGGGGCTGCCATTCAGGCCAGCCTTATTCAAGAATTTGAGCTTGAGGACATTGAGCAGAGCACACATCCCATGGTCACAGTCACACCTCACCTTTCTACCGCTGTTGGTGTGCTATGCATCTCTGGCGATGAATCCTCGGGTAGATTTCATGCCATCATCGACGCTGAGACACCACTACCCGTCCGACGCACTGCAACCATCTCAACTCCCCGAGAGGGCGGTGATGTGCTTATCAAACTCGCCGAGGGCTCAAGGCATATCAAG GTTGGCCAGGTCCTTAGTGAGGCCGCCATCCGCGGTGTCAAGAAGGGCGGCAAGGTCGAAGTGCAGATCAACATTGCCGCGGACCTAAGCATAAACGCTGTCATTCGCGAAGTAGGCGGAAAGGGTGGCATTCGTGGAATTATCCAGGGAAGCAAGGCGAACGGCAGTGCTTAG